From Nicotiana tabacum cultivar K326 chromosome 22, ASM71507v2, whole genome shotgun sequence, one genomic window encodes:
- the LOC142175779 gene encoding uncharacterized protein LOC142175779 — protein sequence MADNRPKLDHLRVDNIFEVRVLPNTIWERLDRLVYNAEWFGALGNTIVTYLSISFSDHAPLLISAVSTEYVKYFKFLNILVDHEEYLEKVQQAWLEAIIGNPLYVLHQKIKKVCSTLSAWSRQAFGDIYEELKRFEVLISSLEETMMTNLSPEARMALSQARAEFTRFLMLQDSILRQKARVKWLTEGDANTTLFHVMIKDRRRKLKFRESEMIWQHYGR from the exons ATGGCCGATAACCGTCCAAAActcgaccatttacgtgtggacaaTATTTTTGAAG TTAGAGTTCTGCCCAACACTATTTGGGAGAGGTTAGATAGATTGGTGTATAATGCTGAATGGTTTGGTGCTCTTGGGAACACGATCGTCACATATCTATCGATTTCATTTTCTGATCATGCTCCATTATTAATCTCGGCTGTCTCAACTGAATATGTGAAATATTTTAAATTTCTCAACATTTTGGTGGATCATGAGGAATATTTGGAGAAAGTCCAGCAGGCATGGTTAGAAGCTATTATAGGCAACCCCTTATATGTCCTTCACCAGAAGATCAAAAAGGTATGCTCCACCTTAAGCGCCTGGTCTAGACAGGCTTTTGGTGATATCTATGAAGAGCTAAAAAGATTTGAAGTTCTCATTAGCAGCTTGGAGGAAACTATGATGACTAATCTATCTCCTGAAGCAAGAATGGCATTATCTCAGGCAAGAGCAGAATTTACTAGGTTCCTGATGTTGCAGGACTCTATATTGAGGCAAAAGGCTAGGGTAAAATGGTTGACTGAAGGTGATGCTAACACAACTTTATTCCATGTCATGATTAAAGATAGAAGAAGAAAGTTAAAATTCAGAGAATCAGAGATGATATGGCAACACTATGGAAGGTAA